A genomic window from Halobaculum sp. MBLA0147 includes:
- a CDS encoding bacterio-opsin activator domain-containing protein translates to MRDDDIRHDDGAAAASRIRTDGGSVRATTEVSSPEDIPTDDSLTDRTLTAVTDATAAFRRADTRDGVARVAVTAVADAFEAEVACCHLYEPETNRLRRGAVTQAGDRLTTDVPGFDFGQTLAGRAFRAGEITHDAATDTCLSSESLAGTGVHTPVGDAGVLTVVLESGGAPGREVESCLCRLARVVATEFERVETQIARDDELDASVRERDHLEIARHVRATLHDATEAALDADTARGATAAAVRTLARADQFVSARVVEPAASGVETVAVADRDGEIAVEHVGTDDLSLDDDFVTTVATEAPLRCDSPDPAIYALRERADPDGKTIGCSLGGLDTADGAVVCTLADGAELVADAEAALDSFAETLGHVVAAKRIEELVTSDRIVRLEFEVTDRACLAVGISDTVESHCSVDRVVPEDDGTVLCYATVETGDEAAAVRAAEALDTTRSASVVESDETQTYLEVRRESSAANELIAAGGTARTATATDGVGTLVIDAPLSASLSSLIDRYTERTDATLVSKETVTPQATITGEVDTDEVGLTDRQREVVTAAHAAGYYAWPRERTAEQVAESLGISVSTLSEHLRTAHRKIVASFVE, encoded by the coding sequence ATGAGAGACGATGACATCCGCCACGATGATGGGGCGGCCGCAGCCTCGCGAATCCGTACAGACGGCGGATCGGTGCGCGCGACGACGGAGGTGTCGTCGCCGGAGGACATCCCAACGGACGACTCACTCACGGACAGGACACTGACCGCGGTCACCGACGCGACGGCAGCCTTCCGACGCGCCGATACACGCGACGGCGTCGCACGTGTCGCCGTGACGGCGGTGGCCGACGCCTTCGAGGCAGAGGTAGCGTGCTGTCACCTCTACGAGCCGGAGACGAACCGGTTGCGCCGCGGTGCGGTCACGCAAGCCGGTGACAGACTGACCACGGACGTGCCGGGGTTCGACTTCGGCCAGACGCTCGCGGGGCGTGCGTTCAGAGCCGGTGAGATCACCCACGACGCCGCGACGGACACCTGCCTGTCGAGTGAGTCACTCGCCGGCACGGGCGTCCACACGCCCGTCGGTGACGCCGGTGTCCTGACGGTCGTGCTGGAGTCGGGTGGTGCGCCCGGCCGAGAGGTGGAGTCGTGTCTCTGTCGACTGGCACGCGTCGTGGCGACCGAGTTCGAGCGGGTCGAGACGCAGATCGCACGCGACGACGAACTCGACGCGTCCGTCCGCGAGCGTGATCACCTCGAGATCGCTCGTCACGTCCGCGCGACACTCCACGACGCGACCGAAGCGGCACTCGACGCGGACACGGCACGTGGCGCGACGGCGGCTGCCGTCCGGACGCTGGCACGGGCCGACCAGTTCGTCTCTGCACGCGTCGTCGAGCCGGCGGCCAGTGGCGTCGAGACGGTCGCTGTCGCCGATCGAGACGGAGAGATCGCCGTCGAACACGTCGGCACCGACGACCTGTCGTTGGACGACGACTTCGTCACCACGGTCGCCACCGAGGCACCACTCCGCTGTGACTCGCCGGACCCGGCGATCTACGCCCTCCGAGAGCGTGCAGACCCAGACGGAAAGACCATCGGCTGTTCACTCGGCGGGTTGGACACCGCCGACGGTGCGGTCGTGTGTACGCTCGCCGACGGTGCCGAACTCGTCGCCGACGCCGAGGCGGCACTCGACTCGTTCGCCGAGACGCTCGGACACGTCGTCGCCGCCAAACGGATCGAGGAGTTGGTTACGTCCGACCGGATCGTCCGTCTCGAGTTCGAAGTCACCGACAGAGCCTGTCTCGCCGTCGGGATCTCGGACACCGTCGAGAGTCACTGTTCGGTCGACCGGGTCGTCCCCGAGGACGACGGGACAGTACTCTGTTACGCGACGGTGGAGACCGGTGACGAGGCGGCCGCCGTTCGGGCCGCCGAGGCGCTCGACACGACGCGATCCGCGTCCGTCGTCGAGAGCGACGAGACGCAGACGTACCTCGAAGTTCGTCGCGAGTCGTCGGCTGCGAACGAGTTGATCGCGGCCGGCGGGACCGCACGCACCGCGACGGCGACCGACGGTGTCGGGACGCTGGTGATCGACGCACCGCTCAGTGCCAGCCTGAGTTCGTTGATCGACCGCTACACGGAGCGAACCGACGCGACGCTCGTCTCGAAAGAGACCGTCACACCACAGGCGACGATCACCGGCGAAGTCGACACCGACGAGGTCGGACTGACCGACCGACAACGCGAAGTCGTGACCG